In one window of Micromonospora cathayae DNA:
- a CDS encoding cell wall-binding repeat-containing protein has protein sequence MAFASVLALGATALVAGAPAASASLPGSGNVLTTSNGSTSIRFYNDPSRTVLASPFDETMKHVAWSPDGSLASYVDPMGGISTLRWDGQWGFQQVPGESGTVRESPTWRGNGASLIWAEKPAGQSWRIRLAPSSSFKDFGNQLTPPGDSQHYRNPDGGHDHKVVFQRQADNGSGAPTGQSSVVLFDGSKPEDEWITVVDDNGSNPALSPDGTRVAFVRNGQIIVSDLSGNSEVPVTSNAGTKDNPVWSPDGRTIAFNQGSGVATAAANGTQAASPVVVSGATGVPAYQPRKKDRAVRLFGTSRFTTAAAVSQSHWKTYGNAADTREQAGAVVLSRSDTFADALGGSALAAAKQGPLLMTPPTSLEATTQAEIQRVLAPGGTVYLLGSPGALSTGVEDAVRALGYNPVRLAGTDRFSTSVAIANAIDPSPDLVLMATGMNYPDALAAGAAAGSYNYPGANSPYSAVVILTNEAKLPDSTRTYLDGLDRSSRTLVGIGRYAAQAAVAYDGPDAVEVWGTSRYETALYTAWTFFSGQQHVALATGANWPDALSGGALMGVLNGPLMLTLGTATDLTFEAELLLAESAASAGNVLILGSAPVISDRQRNQAGLWISGPLGATAVSNPIDLARTGGAAARTAATGEPGLRTPDEVAKAAESVRERLAELR, from the coding sequence GTGGCGTTTGCCTCGGTCCTCGCGCTCGGCGCGACCGCGCTCGTGGCCGGCGCTCCGGCCGCCAGCGCCAGCCTGCCGGGCTCGGGCAACGTCCTGACCACCAGCAACGGCAGCACCTCGATCCGGTTCTACAACGACCCCTCCCGTACGGTGCTGGCCAGCCCGTTCGACGAGACGATGAAGCACGTCGCCTGGTCCCCGGACGGCAGCCTCGCCTCCTACGTGGACCCGATGGGCGGGATCAGCACCCTCCGCTGGGACGGTCAGTGGGGCTTCCAGCAGGTCCCCGGGGAGTCGGGCACGGTCCGGGAGAGCCCGACCTGGCGCGGCAACGGTGCCAGCCTGATCTGGGCGGAGAAGCCCGCCGGCCAGTCCTGGCGGATCCGGTTGGCTCCCAGCTCGTCCTTCAAGGACTTCGGCAACCAGCTCACCCCGCCCGGTGACTCCCAGCACTACCGCAACCCGGACGGCGGCCACGACCACAAGGTGGTCTTCCAGCGGCAGGCGGACAACGGCTCCGGCGCGCCGACCGGACAGTCCAGTGTGGTGCTCTTCGACGGCTCGAAGCCGGAGGACGAGTGGATCACCGTCGTCGACGACAACGGGTCGAACCCGGCCCTGTCGCCCGACGGCACCCGGGTGGCGTTCGTCCGCAACGGCCAGATCATCGTCTCCGACCTGTCCGGGAACAGCGAGGTCCCGGTCACCAGCAACGCGGGCACGAAGGACAACCCGGTCTGGTCGCCGGACGGTAGGACCATCGCCTTCAACCAGGGCAGCGGCGTCGCCACCGCGGCGGCCAACGGTACGCAGGCGGCCAGCCCGGTCGTGGTCTCCGGGGCCACCGGAGTCCCGGCGTACCAGCCGCGCAAGAAGGACCGGGCGGTCCGCCTCTTCGGCACCAGCCGGTTCACCACCGCCGCCGCCGTCTCCCAGTCGCACTGGAAGACGTACGGCAACGCGGCCGACACCCGTGAGCAGGCGGGCGCGGTGGTGCTCTCCCGGTCGGACACCTTCGCCGACGCGCTGGGCGGCTCGGCGCTGGCCGCCGCCAAGCAGGGGCCGCTGCTGATGACCCCGCCCACCTCGCTGGAGGCCACCACCCAGGCCGAGATCCAGCGGGTACTCGCCCCTGGCGGAACGGTTTACCTGCTGGGCAGCCCGGGTGCGCTCTCCACCGGCGTCGAGGACGCCGTCCGGGCCCTCGGCTACAACCCGGTCCGGCTCGCCGGCACCGACCGGTTCAGCACCTCGGTGGCGATCGCCAACGCGATCGACCCGAGCCCGGACCTGGTGCTGATGGCCACCGGCATGAACTACCCGGACGCGCTCGCCGCCGGGGCCGCCGCCGGTTCCTACAACTACCCGGGGGCCAACAGCCCCTACTCCGCCGTGGTGATCCTCACCAACGAGGCCAAGCTCCCGGACTCCACCAGGACCTACCTGGACGGCCTCGACCGGAGCAGCCGCACCCTGGTCGGCATCGGCCGGTACGCCGCCCAGGCGGCCGTCGCCTACGACGGCCCGGACGCGGTCGAGGTGTGGGGGACGAGCCGGTACGAGACGGCGCTCTACACCGCGTGGACCTTCTTCAGCGGGCAGCAGCACGTCGCGCTCGCCACCGGGGCCAACTGGCCGGACGCCCTTTCCGGCGGTGCGCTGATGGGTGTGCTCAACGGTCCGCTCATGCTGACCCTGGGCACCGCCACCGACCTCACCTTCGAAGCCGAGCTGCTGCTCGCCGAGTCGGCCGCCTCCGCCGGGAACGTGCTGATCCTCGGCTCCGCGCCGGTGATCAGCGACCGGCAGCGCAACCAGGCCGGGCTCTGGATCAGCGGCCCGCTGGGCGCGACCGCGGTGAGCAACCCGATCGACCTCGCGCGGACCGGTGGGGCCGCTGCCCGTACCGCCGCGACCGGCGAGCCGGGGCTGCGTACCCCGGACGAGGTCGCGAAGGCGGCCGAGTCGGTCCGCGAGCGCCTCGCCGAGCTCCGCTGA
- a CDS encoding LLM class flavin-dependent oxidoreductase, translating to MLSGVRIGIVILPDQRWSEAQRRWRQAEDWGFDHAWTYDHLGWRDLVDGPWFDSMSTLTAAALVTSRIRLGTLVASPNFRHPAAFARQVTTLDDISNGRLLLGIGAGGIGFDATVLGGDTLPPRRRVDRFGEFTELLDLLLRQDGVTWRGDWFTAVEARNGPGCVQIPRVPFVVAANGPRSMRLVARFGQGWVTTGTGGDDLGSWWESVAAVSARLDAALDEAGRDPATLDRYLSLDAAPVFSLSSADFFSDAVERAAGLGFTDVVTHWPRLSSWYAGDENVLTEVAERLAELRRL from the coding sequence ATGCTGTCGGGCGTGCGTATCGGCATCGTGATACTTCCCGACCAGCGTTGGTCCGAGGCGCAGCGGCGCTGGCGGCAGGCGGAGGACTGGGGCTTCGACCATGCCTGGACGTACGACCACCTGGGCTGGCGCGACCTGGTGGACGGGCCGTGGTTCGACTCGATGTCGACGCTGACCGCCGCCGCGCTGGTGACCTCCCGGATCCGGCTCGGCACGCTGGTCGCCTCACCGAACTTCCGCCACCCGGCCGCCTTCGCCCGGCAGGTGACCACCCTGGACGACATCTCCAACGGGCGGCTGCTGCTCGGTATCGGGGCCGGTGGCATCGGATTCGACGCCACCGTGCTCGGCGGCGACACCCTGCCTCCGCGTCGCCGGGTGGACCGGTTCGGCGAGTTCACCGAGTTGCTCGACCTGCTGCTCCGGCAGGACGGGGTGACCTGGCGGGGCGACTGGTTCACGGCGGTGGAGGCCCGGAACGGCCCCGGTTGTGTGCAGATCCCCCGGGTGCCGTTCGTGGTCGCCGCCAACGGGCCGCGCTCGATGCGACTGGTCGCCCGGTTCGGGCAGGGCTGGGTGACCACCGGCACCGGCGGTGACGACCTGGGCAGCTGGTGGGAGTCGGTGGCGGCGGTCTCCGCCCGACTGGACGCGGCCCTCGACGAGGCCGGCCGCGACCCGGCCACCCTGGACCGGTACCTCTCCCTGGACGCCGCGCCGGTCTTCTCGTTGAGCAGCGCGGACTTCTTCTCCGACGCGGTCGAGCGGGCCGCCGGCCTCGGCTTCACCGACGTGGTGACGCACTGGCCCCGGCTCAGCAGCTGGTACGCCGGTGACGAGAACGTCCTCACCGAGGTGGCGGAACGCCTGGCCGAGCTGCGCCGGCTCTGA
- a CDS encoding ASCH domain-containing protein: protein MWPRIGDLRALALGTPGEMRHNLNTLVLAGVKQATAGLRSEYVAEGEELEHVGERLALVDDHDQLAGVVEVTGVEVVRFADVSWEFASAEGEGDQDLDEWRAGHLRFWASEGSTVDDDTQVVCIRFRLVSAGKDS, encoded by the coding sequence ATGTGGCCCCGGATCGGTGACCTACGCGCCCTCGCCCTCGGCACACCCGGCGAGATGCGACACAACCTGAACACCCTGGTGCTCGCCGGCGTGAAGCAGGCGACCGCCGGCCTGCGCAGCGAGTACGTCGCCGAGGGCGAGGAACTGGAGCACGTCGGCGAACGGCTGGCCCTGGTCGACGACCACGACCAGTTGGCCGGCGTGGTCGAGGTGACCGGCGTCGAGGTGGTCCGCTTCGCCGACGTGAGCTGGGAGTTCGCCAGCGCGGAAGGCGAAGGTGACCAGGACCTCGACGAGTGGCGGGCCGGGCATCTGCGGTTCTGGGCGAGCGAGGGCAGCACCGTCGACGACGACACCCAGGTCGTGTGCATCCGCTTCCGGCTGGTGTCGGCCGGGAAGGACAGCTAG
- a CDS encoding phosphoribosyltransferase family protein: MSDELRRRLIELFRWSDPGPESTHLVSDVSGWWRDPVVLAALGPALVEPYRADAPTVVVAPAVTGLIIGPLAATALGVGFVPARKADDGRQPPGPTTWAQGPPDFRDRRVTLGVRDRHLGPGDRVLVVDDWVATGAQVRALYDLCAARGAEPVGTAVVVTDCPPAVRAELGIRALLDADRLTP, from the coding sequence GTGTCCGACGAGTTGAGGCGACGCCTCATCGAGCTGTTCCGCTGGTCCGACCCGGGGCCGGAGAGCACCCACCTGGTCAGTGACGTCTCCGGCTGGTGGCGCGATCCGGTGGTCCTCGCCGCCCTCGGACCGGCGCTGGTGGAACCGTACCGGGCCGACGCCCCGACCGTGGTCGTCGCGCCGGCCGTCACCGGGCTGATCATCGGGCCGCTGGCCGCGACCGCGCTCGGGGTGGGGTTCGTCCCCGCCCGGAAGGCCGACGACGGACGGCAGCCGCCCGGACCGACCACCTGGGCCCAGGGCCCACCCGACTTCCGGGACCGCCGGGTCACCCTGGGCGTCCGGGACCGGCACCTCGGGCCGGGGGACCGGGTGCTGGTGGTCGACGACTGGGTCGCCACCGGGGCCCAGGTACGGGCGCTCTACGACCTCTGCGCGGCGCGCGGGGCGGAACCCGTGGGCACGGCCGTGGTGGTGACCGACTGCCCACCGGCGGTACGGGCGGAACTCGGGATCCGGGCCCTGCTCGACGCCGACCGGTTGACCCCCTGA
- a CDS encoding septal ring lytic transglycosylase RlpA family protein: MVGRHARIRMFSSPAGIAATAAVAVAVAVGGTVGAVRLTSTDTDAARPAPVVEPSTPQSTAPAVPSVAPTPSLSPSPSVTASPTATRSTAASRGKPRTASTPTKRSTPKPTATKKPASPAPKVVDSGTCGASFYAEGQLTANGETFDPEAMTAAHKTLPFGTRVRVTNPDTGASVTVRINDRGPFIDGRCIDLSRAAFRAIASLDLGHLTVRYEVLG, encoded by the coding sequence ATGGTCGGTAGGCACGCTCGGATACGGATGTTCTCCTCGCCCGCCGGCATCGCCGCCACCGCCGCGGTCGCCGTCGCGGTGGCGGTCGGTGGCACGGTCGGTGCGGTACGACTCACCTCGACCGACACGGACGCGGCCCGGCCCGCCCCGGTGGTCGAGCCGTCGACCCCGCAGTCGACGGCGCCCGCCGTGCCGTCGGTCGCCCCGACCCCGTCCCTCTCCCCGTCGCCGAGCGTGACCGCCAGCCCGACGGCCACCCGTTCCACCGCCGCCTCGCGCGGCAAACCGCGTACCGCGTCGACCCCGACGAAGCGGTCCACCCCGAAACCGACCGCGACGAAGAAGCCGGCCAGCCCGGCTCCGAAGGTGGTGGACAGCGGCACCTGTGGCGCGTCCTTCTACGCCGAGGGGCAGTTGACCGCCAACGGCGAGACCTTCGACCCGGAGGCGATGACCGCCGCGCACAAGACCCTGCCGTTCGGCACCCGGGTCCGGGTCACCAACCCCGACACCGGGGCCTCGGTGACGGTACGGATCAACGACCGCGGCCCGTTCATCGACGGACGTTGCATCGACCTCTCTCGTGCCGCGTTCCGGGCGATCGCCTCGCTCGACCTCGGCCACCTTACCGTCCGGTACGAGGTCCTCGGCTGA
- a CDS encoding PP2C family protein-serine/threonine phosphatase yields MLSCVHTHLLQRLRSPLSPGSRAGLGAALVLLGFISALEMADGSGAHYLALMAAAPVLAAGFASWRVVLAVGAAATVLGTAFAFSEPRVSLGTAASVAAIVLVTALVSAVAGVRQRQAEQIVELSRLASVAQQAVLRPLGPQVGTLAVAARYISSTATAEIGGDLYEAIDTPYGVRMIIGDVRGKGLDAVRLASIVLGSYRHVAYERADLRAVVSDLDRAVARNVGDEDFVTAAVVEERGGTLTIVNCGHPPPLLLRRGCVIPLEPPAPAPPLGFMPSVQPRVERLEPGDRLLLFTDGLGEARRDGEFFPTADRAWRLLGHGTVADGLASLETALEEWVYGRLDDDIALVLMEYAGPSSGTTVAVPSWEVGTAES; encoded by the coding sequence ATGCTGTCCTGCGTACACACGCATCTTCTCCAGCGGCTGCGCAGCCCGCTGAGTCCCGGATCCCGCGCCGGTCTCGGTGCGGCCCTCGTCCTGCTCGGGTTCATCTCCGCCCTGGAGATGGCCGACGGCAGTGGGGCGCACTACCTTGCGCTGATGGCCGCCGCGCCGGTGCTGGCGGCCGGCTTCGCGAGCTGGCGGGTGGTGCTCGCGGTGGGGGCGGCGGCGACCGTGCTGGGTACGGCCTTCGCGTTCTCCGAGCCGAGGGTCTCGCTGGGCACCGCGGCCTCGGTCGCGGCGATCGTCCTGGTGACCGCGCTGGTGTCGGCGGTCGCCGGGGTCCGGCAGCGGCAGGCCGAGCAGATCGTCGAGTTGTCCCGGCTGGCGTCGGTCGCCCAGCAGGCGGTGCTGCGACCGTTGGGCCCGCAGGTCGGGACGCTGGCGGTGGCGGCCCGCTACATCTCGTCCACGGCCACCGCCGAGATCGGCGGGGACCTGTACGAGGCGATCGACACCCCGTACGGCGTCCGCATGATCATCGGGGACGTCCGGGGGAAGGGGCTGGACGCGGTCCGGCTGGCCAGCATCGTGCTCGGTTCGTACCGGCACGTGGCGTACGAGCGGGCCGACCTGCGGGCGGTGGTGTCCGACCTGGACCGGGCGGTGGCGCGCAACGTCGGTGACGAGGACTTCGTCACCGCCGCCGTGGTGGAGGAGCGGGGCGGCACGCTCACCATCGTCAACTGCGGGCATCCGCCGCCGCTGCTGCTCCGCCGGGGTTGCGTGATCCCGCTCGAACCGCCCGCCCCGGCCCCGCCGTTGGGGTTCATGCCGTCGGTGCAGCCCCGCGTCGAGCGCCTGGAGCCGGGTGACCGGTTGCTGCTGTTCACCGACGGTCTGGGCGAGGCGCGCCGGGACGGGGAGTTCTTCCCGACTGCGGACCGGGCCTGGCGGCTGCTCGGGCACGGGACGGTGGCCGACGGTCTGGCCTCCCTGGAGACCGCTCTGGAGGAGTGGGTGTACGGCCGCCTCGACGACGACATCGCCCTGGTCCTGATGGAGTACGCCGGCCCGAGCAGTGGTACGACGGTGGCGGTGCCGAGCTGGGAGGTTGGCACCGCGGAGAGCTGA
- a CDS encoding acyl-CoA dehydrogenase yields MTHYKSNLRDLEFNLFEVFGADRAFGQEPYSDLDVDTARSFLAEVDRLAREDLAASYTDSDRNPPVFDPSTHTAPLPESFKKSYQAFMDSEFWRLDLPPALDGTNAPRALWWSLAELVLGANAPVWMYASGPSFAHVLHVEGTEQQKKWAKLFIDKQWGSTMVLTEPDAGSDVGAGRTRAVQQPDGSWHIEGVKRFITSGEHDLSDNIVHYVLARPVGVEGVGGPGTKGLSLFVVPKYHFDENTGELGERNGVYATNVEHKMGLKVSNTCEVTFGEHGVPAKGWLLGEKHDGIRQMFMIIEYARMMVGTKAIATLSTGYLNALEYAKNRVQGADLLQMADKTAPRVTITHHPDVRRSLMLQKSYAEGLRALVCYTASWQDKVAIAEASGDEKGTKTAKRVNDLLLPLVKGVGSERAYELLGHESLQTFGGSGFLQDYPLEQYVRDSKIDTLYEGTTAIQSLDLFFRKIVRDNGKALMTVSAEIQEFIASEGGNGQLKEERLALGKALAEINSILGVLTGWLGEAQAGEPRALYKVGLSSRRFLLAVGDLVVGWLLQRQADVALRALAGEVGATDRAFYTGKVAAAKFFAREVLPRIGADRRIIENTDLDLMDLPEEAF; encoded by the coding sequence ATGACCCACTACAAGAGCAACCTGCGGGACCTCGAGTTCAACCTCTTCGAGGTCTTCGGTGCGGACCGGGCGTTCGGCCAGGAGCCGTACTCGGATCTCGACGTCGACACCGCGCGGAGCTTCCTCGCCGAGGTCGACCGCCTCGCCCGCGAGGACCTGGCCGCCAGCTACACCGACAGTGACCGCAACCCGCCGGTCTTCGACCCGTCCACGCACACCGCGCCGCTGCCCGAGTCGTTCAAGAAGTCGTACCAGGCCTTCATGGACTCCGAGTTCTGGCGGCTGGACCTCCCCCCGGCGCTGGACGGCACCAACGCGCCGCGCGCCCTCTGGTGGTCCCTGGCCGAGCTGGTCCTCGGCGCGAACGCGCCGGTCTGGATGTACGCCTCCGGGCCGTCCTTCGCGCACGTGCTGCACGTCGAGGGCACCGAGCAGCAGAAGAAGTGGGCCAAGCTCTTCATCGACAAGCAGTGGGGCTCCACCATGGTGCTCACCGAGCCGGACGCCGGCTCGGACGTCGGCGCCGGCCGCACCCGGGCCGTCCAGCAGCCGGACGGCTCCTGGCACATCGAGGGCGTCAAGCGCTTCATCACCTCCGGTGAGCACGACCTGAGCGACAACATCGTGCACTACGTACTGGCCCGCCCGGTCGGCGTCGAGGGCGTCGGTGGCCCCGGCACCAAGGGCCTCTCGCTCTTCGTCGTGCCGAAGTACCACTTCGACGAGAACACCGGCGAGCTGGGCGAGCGCAACGGCGTCTACGCCACCAACGTCGAGCACAAGATGGGCCTGAAGGTCTCCAACACCTGCGAGGTGACCTTCGGCGAGCACGGCGTACCGGCCAAGGGCTGGCTGCTGGGCGAGAAGCACGACGGCATCCGACAGATGTTCATGATCATCGAGTACGCCCGGATGATGGTCGGCACCAAGGCCATCGCCACCCTCTCCACCGGCTACCTCAACGCCCTGGAGTACGCGAAGAACCGGGTGCAGGGCGCCGACCTGCTCCAGATGGCCGACAAGACCGCGCCGCGCGTCACGATCACCCACCACCCGGACGTCCGCCGGTCGCTGATGCTCCAGAAGTCGTACGCCGAAGGGCTGCGCGCCCTGGTCTGCTACACCGCGTCCTGGCAGGACAAGGTCGCCATCGCCGAGGCGTCCGGCGACGAGAAGGGTACGAAGACCGCGAAGCGGGTCAACGACCTGCTGCTGCCGCTGGTCAAGGGCGTCGGCTCGGAGCGGGCGTACGAGCTGCTCGGCCACGAGTCGTTGCAGACCTTCGGCGGCTCCGGCTTCCTCCAGGACTACCCGCTGGAGCAGTACGTCCGGGACTCGAAGATCGACACCCTGTACGAGGGCACCACCGCCATCCAGAGCCTCGACCTCTTCTTCCGGAAGATCGTCCGGGACAACGGCAAGGCGCTGATGACCGTCTCGGCGGAGATCCAGGAGTTCATCGCCTCCGAGGGCGGCAACGGCCAGCTCAAGGAGGAGCGGCTGGCGCTCGGCAAGGCCCTCGCCGAGATCAACAGCATCCTCGGTGTGCTGACCGGCTGGCTCGGCGAAGCCCAGGCCGGCGAGCCCCGCGCCCTGTACAAGGTCGGCCTGAGCAGCCGGCGGTTCCTGCTGGCCGTCGGCGACCTGGTGGTCGGCTGGCTGCTCCAGCGGCAGGCCGACGTGGCCCTGCGGGCCCTGGCCGGCGAGGTCGGCGCCACCGACCGGGCGTTCTACACCGGAAAGGTGGCCGCCGCGAAGTTCTTCGCCCGCGAGGTGCTGCCCCGCATCGGTGCCGACCGTCGCATCATCGAGAACACCGACCTCGACCTGATGGACCTCCCCGAAGAAGCCTTCTAA
- a CDS encoding DUF6458 family protein: MGIGSGIFLIAIGAILTFAVRANVWWVDLRAVGWVFILAGLAVLLTTLWFWQDRRKRARTLIVEENRLSHPTAMMPPPPDPPPPTAPPS; the protein is encoded by the coding sequence ATGGGCATTGGTAGCGGCATCTTTCTCATCGCAATAGGCGCGATCCTGACGTTCGCCGTCAGGGCCAACGTCTGGTGGGTGGACCTGCGCGCCGTCGGGTGGGTGTTCATCCTCGCCGGACTCGCCGTACTGCTCACCACGCTCTGGTTCTGGCAGGACCGGCGAAAGCGGGCCCGGACGCTCATCGTGGAGGAGAACCGGCTCTCCCATCCGACCGCGATGATGCCGCCGCCACCCGACCCTCCACCGCCGACGGCTCCGCCCTCCTGA
- a CDS encoding DUF6458 family protein — protein MGIGSSIFLIALGAILAFAVDANLGWLSLNTVGWVLMLAGLVGLIMTAYFWNTRRRTAVVAAPQDRVVRERVVPVQDDRVVQEYREVRRPGV, from the coding sequence ATGGGCATCGGCAGCAGTATCTTCCTCATCGCGCTGGGCGCGATCCTCGCCTTCGCGGTCGACGCGAACCTGGGTTGGCTCAGTCTGAACACCGTCGGCTGGGTGCTGATGCTCGCCGGCCTGGTCGGTCTGATCATGACCGCCTACTTCTGGAACACCCGTCGCCGGACCGCCGTCGTCGCCGCCCCGCAGGACCGGGTCGTACGGGAGCGGGTCGTGCCGGTACAGGACGACCGCGTGGTCCAGGAGTACCGCGAGGTGCGTCGCCCCGGGGTCTGA
- the trhA gene encoding PAQR family membrane homeostasis protein TrhA, which translates to MSTSTPARLKPVDLGKPRMRGWLHTYAFFVALVCGVVLCSIAATRPGWAPLLSCLIYSLTVCGLFGTSALYHRRVWSARGFQIMRRMDHSMIFVFIAGTYTPFCLLLLTDRAAAVMLALVWGGALGGVALKLVWPHAPRWVSAPLYLALGWVSVAIIPDILREGGVTALVLLVVGGAIYSVGAVFYALRRPNPWPTVFGHHEFFHACTLVAAICHHIAIYFALFA; encoded by the coding sequence GTGAGCACCTCGACCCCGGCTCGGCTCAAGCCGGTCGACCTCGGCAAGCCTCGGATGCGCGGCTGGCTGCACACCTACGCGTTCTTCGTCGCCCTGGTCTGCGGCGTCGTCCTCTGCTCGATCGCGGCCACCCGACCGGGGTGGGCACCGCTGTTGAGCTGCCTGATCTACAGCCTCACCGTCTGCGGTCTCTTCGGCACCAGCGCGCTCTACCACCGTCGGGTGTGGTCGGCGCGCGGCTTCCAGATCATGCGCCGGATGGACCATTCGATGATCTTCGTGTTCATCGCCGGCACGTACACCCCGTTCTGCCTGCTGCTGCTCACGGACCGCGCGGCGGCGGTCATGCTCGCGCTGGTCTGGGGTGGTGCGCTGGGCGGGGTGGCGCTGAAGCTGGTCTGGCCGCACGCGCCCCGCTGGGTCTCCGCCCCGCTCTACCTGGCGCTCGGCTGGGTCTCCGTGGCGATCATCCCGGACATTCTCCGCGAGGGCGGGGTGACCGCGTTGGTGTTGCTGGTGGTCGGCGGCGCGATCTACAGCGTCGGCGCGGTCTTCTACGCGCTACGCCGACCCAATCCGTGGCCCACCGTCTTCGGCCACCACGAGTTCTTCCACGCCTGCACCCTGGTGGCGGCGATCTGCCACCACATCGCCATCTACTTCGCGCTCTTCGCCTGA
- a CDS encoding 5-oxoprolinase subunit B family protein gives MRIRPVGAHALLLDCAEPEVGSGESGTGDATPEVGSDGELGSGESEVGSVAPEVGSGEDVGSRVEAWRAELWRRREAGELDVVEIVPAATTVLLDGLADPAAAAARIASWAPRPSPAPAVTTPVPAVTAPAVTAPAVTAPGAPGGLGAGPTTGSGPATASWSGIGSGQVRTVEVPVRYDGEDLPVVADHWGVNVAEVVRRLTETAFRVAFCGFAPGFGYLTGLPEQWAVPRLATPRTRVPAGSVALAGRYAGIYPTASPGGWLLVGRTDLPMFDPHADPPATLSPGMQVRLVAA, from the coding sequence ATGCGGATCCGTCCGGTCGGTGCCCACGCACTGCTGCTCGACTGCGCCGAACCGGAAGTCGGCTCCGGCGAATCGGGAACCGGTGACGCAACGCCGGAGGTCGGCTCCGACGGGGAGCTCGGCTCCGGTGAATCGGAGGTCGGCTCCGTAGCGCCGGAGGTCGGCTCGGGCGAGGATGTGGGCTCGCGGGTCGAGGCGTGGCGGGCCGAGCTGTGGCGACGCCGGGAGGCCGGTGAACTGGACGTGGTCGAGATCGTCCCGGCCGCTACGACGGTACTGCTCGACGGGCTGGCCGACCCGGCGGCGGCTGCGGCCCGGATCGCCAGCTGGGCCCCACGACCCTCCCCCGCCCCGGCTGTCACCACCCCAGTCCCTGCCGTCACCGCCCCTGCCGTCACCGCCCCTGCCGTCACCGCCCCCGGTGCCCCCGGTGGCCTGGGTGCCGGGCCGACCACCGGGTCCGGGCCGGCTACCGCGTCGTGGTCGGGCATCGGGTCCGGGCAGGTCCGGACGGTCGAGGTTCCTGTCCGGTACGACGGGGAGGATCTGCCGGTCGTCGCCGACCACTGGGGCGTCAACGTGGCAGAGGTGGTACGCCGGTTGACCGAGACGGCGTTCCGGGTCGCCTTCTGTGGCTTCGCTCCCGGCTTCGGCTACCTGACCGGCCTGCCCGAGCAGTGGGCGGTACCCCGTCTCGCCACCCCCCGGACCCGCGTACCGGCCGGCTCGGTCGCCCTGGCGGGTCGGTACGCGGGGATCTATCCGACCGCGTCGCCCGGTGGCTGGCTGCTGGTCGGCCGGACCGACCTGCCCATGTTCGACCCGCACGCCGACCCGCCCGCCACCCTCAGCCCTGGTATGCAGGTCCGGCTGGTGGCGGCATGA
- a CDS encoding biotin-dependent carboxyltransferase family protein: protein MAGSVGGTDVIEVRRAGALTTVQDQGRPGLAHLGVPRSGALDPAALRLANRLVGNPESAAGLEITLTGCELRFHRAATVAVTGAEADVRVGDRAADPGRPLSLPASAVLRIGPARQGLRSYLAVSGGIAVEPVLGSRATDTLAGLGPAPVRDGDRLPIGPAVGPPPPVDFTVPTACPAELRLTLRLGPRHDWFTPTALHRLLQTPYAVSPLTDRIGARLVGAPLPRAMAGELPSEGLVLGAVQVPADGQPLIFLADHPTTGGYPVIGVVDDVTPLAQARPGTTVRFHGPQR, encoded by the coding sequence ATCGCAGGGAGCGTCGGGGGTACGGACGTGATCGAGGTTCGCCGTGCCGGGGCGCTCACCACCGTCCAGGACCAGGGGCGACCCGGTCTCGCGCACCTCGGCGTACCCCGGTCCGGGGCGCTCGACCCGGCGGCGCTGCGGTTGGCGAACCGACTGGTCGGCAATCCGGAGTCCGCCGCCGGCCTGGAGATCACCCTGACCGGCTGCGAGCTGCGGTTCCACCGGGCCGCCACGGTCGCGGTCACCGGGGCGGAGGCCGACGTCCGGGTCGGCGACCGGGCGGCCGATCCCGGTCGACCGCTCTCCCTGCCCGCCTCGGCGGTGCTCCGGATCGGCCCGGCCCGCCAGGGACTGCGCAGCTACCTCGCCGTCTCCGGGGGGATCGCGGTCGAGCCGGTGCTCGGCAGCCGCGCCACCGACACCCTCGCCGGCCTCGGCCCGGCCCCGGTACGTGACGGTGATCGGTTGCCCATCGGGCCGGCTGTCGGCCCACCGCCCCCGGTCGACTTCACCGTGCCGACCGCGTGTCCGGCCGAACTGCGGCTCACCCTGCGCCTCGGCCCCCGGCACGACTGGTTCACCCCGACCGCCCTGCACCGGCTGCTGCAGACCCCGTACGCGGTCAGCCCGCTGACCGACCGGATCGGCGCGCGACTGGTCGGCGCGCCGCTGCCCCGCGCGATGGCCGGGGAACTGCCCAGCGAGGGTCTGGTGCTCGGGGCGGTACAGGTGCCCGCCGACGGACAGCCGCTGATCTTCCTCGCCGACCATCCGACCACCGGCGGGTACCCGGTCATCGGGGTGGTGGACGACGTGACCCCGCTCGCCCAGGCCCGACCGGGGACTACCGTCAGGTTCCATGGACCTCAACGCTGA